Part of the Elusimicrobiota bacterium genome, GAGGCTCACGCTTGGGCGCAGGAGCAACCGAGCGCGCATGCGGACGAGACGGGGTGGAAAGAAGGCCGACGACGCCCGTGGTTGTGGGTTTTGGTGACGTCGGCGGTGACGATCTTTTTGTTGCGGCCCCGCAAGAAGTCGTCTGCGCGGGAGCTGTTGGGGCAGTTTGCGGGTGTCTTGCACACGGATCGATGGGGTTCCTACAACATCTACGGTGGTCGACGACAGATTTGTTGGGCGCACCTATTAAGGGATTTCGCATCGATGACGGAATTCCGGGGACCCGCTGCTGGACGGATCGGGCGGGACCTGTTGAAAAAGGGGCGGCGGATGTTCCGTCTCTGGGCGAAGGTTCGGGACGGGACGTGGGATCGTGTACGATTTCATGAGACGACGACGCGACTGCGGGCGGAGATCGAACGATCTCTGCGCGAGGGGGCGGAGTGTCCCCATCGGAAGATGCGAAATGTGTGTCGCCGAATCCTGAGGTTTGCCGGGGACCTGT contains:
- a CDS encoding IS66 family transposase, which produces EAHAWAQEQPSAHADETGWKEGRRRPWLWVLVTSAVTIFLLRPRKKSSARELLGQFAGVLHTDRWGSYNIYGGRRQICWAHLLRDFASMTEFRGPAAGRIGRDLLKKGRRMFRLWAKVRDGTWDRVRFHETTTRLRAEIERSLREGAECPHRKMRNVCRRILRFAGDLWTFTVEEGVEPTNNAAERAIRPAVLWRRKSFGTQSERGSRFVERMLTVRATLRQQGRNVIGYIADVCDCSLNTQPLPSLLPVK